Proteins from a genomic interval of Scomber scombrus chromosome 11, fScoSco1.1, whole genome shotgun sequence:
- the LOC133991132 gene encoding zinc finger protein 771-like, translated as MAVNRRRRFQQTERELREAAVATLQSWIQTASSRTAGSQQLGEFQEQPEPPDIKQEEEEEQEEEEEDDDEEEEDDEEEEEEEEEEEEEEEEEEEEEEEEEWTGPEIQTPQIELVYSLQCKSEQPQVDVPPTASSSEPTDAPPPPQLPPPAVPPGRRGRRRKGTDTTGNTTSRSCKVCGVAFSYRGSLMNHVEVHAYDERCICGVCGKQLPDRDGLLQHLRTHVKVHVCSFCGKTFWRRVELAVHTRCHTGEKPFSCSVCARSFNRKGNMEIHMRTHTGEKPYACPVCGKAFNILSSMIRHRRTHFGEKPFSCSFCLKGFATNYEMKTHRRTHTGERPYTCTVCGKGFTLSTPLKKHMKRHTELPPPPPLQIHVYTPAPRDETQPTI; from the exons ATGGCGGtcaacaggaggaggagattccagcagacagagagagagctgaggGAGGCGGCTGTCGCTACGCTGCAGAGCTGGATCCAGACGGCCAGCAGCAGGACAGCAG GCTCTCAGCAGCTCGGCGAATTCCAGGAGCAGCCGGAGCCTCCCGACatcaaacaggaagaggaggaggagcaggaggaggaggaggaggatgatgatgaagaggaggaggatgatgaagaggaggaggaagaagaagaagaagaggaggaggaagaagaagaagaagaagaagaagaggaggaggaggagtggaccGGTCCTGAAATCCAGACTCCTCAGATAGAGTTAGTCTACAGCCTGCAGTGTAAAAGTGAGCAGCCTCAGGTCGACGTCCCTCCGACCGCCTCCTCCTCTGAGCCGACTGATGCCCCGCCACCCCCGCAGTTGCCCCCCCCAGCAGTGCCTCCTGGTAGGAGGGGAAGGAGGCGTAAGGGCACAGACACAACAGGAAATACGACGTCCCGCTCCTGTAAGGTGTGCGGCGTGGCGTTCAGCTACCGCGGCTCGCTGATGAACCACGTAGAGGTCCACGCGTACGACGAGCGCTGCATCTGCGGCGTCTGCGGCAAACAGCTGCCGGACAGAGACGGTCTGCTGCAGCACCTGCGGACGCACGTCAAGGTCCACGTCTGCAGCTTCTGCGGCAAAACCTTCTGGCGGCGCGTGGAGCTGGCGGTGCACACGCGCTGCCACACGGGCGAGAAGCCGTTCAGCTGCAGCGTGTGCGCCAGGAGCTTCAACCGCAAAGGCAACATGGAGATCCACATGAGGACGCACACGGGCGAGAAGCCGTACGCCTGCCCCGTCTGCGGCAAGGCCTTCAACATCCTGTCGTCCATGATCCGCCACCGCAGGACGCACTTCGGAGAGAAGCCgttcagctgcagcttctgcCTCAAAGGCTTCGCCACCAACTATGAAATGAAGACGCACAGGAGGACGCACACGGGCGAGCGGCCGTACACCTGCACCGTCTGCGGCAAAGGCTTCACGCTCAGCACGCCGCTCAAAAAGCACATGAAGCGCCACACGGAgctgccgccgccgccgccgcttcAGATTCACGTGTACACCCCGGCGCCACGTGACGAAACACAGCCGACAATTTAA